Proteins from a genomic interval of Microbacterium phyllosphaerae:
- a CDS encoding methylated-DNA--[protein]-cysteine S-methyltransferase encodes MTALIQTIDTPDGPFTILADDRQRVLSSGWTSDQAAIAGRLSAAARPAEVSESETEAAVAVRAFYEGDLSAIDTVAVAQTGTPLQLAGWAALREIEPGEPLTYTSFAARLGNPRAVRAAASICARNAPALFVPCHRVLRSDGTLGGFAWGLEVKASLLAREAGVR; translated from the coding sequence ATGACCGCTCTCATCCAGACAATCGACACCCCCGACGGCCCCTTCACGATCCTCGCCGACGACCGGCAGCGCGTGCTCTCGTCCGGGTGGACCAGCGACCAGGCGGCGATCGCCGGTCGTCTCTCGGCGGCCGCGCGGCCGGCGGAGGTCAGCGAGAGCGAGACCGAGGCGGCCGTCGCGGTGCGTGCCTTCTACGAGGGCGATCTGTCGGCGATCGACACGGTCGCGGTGGCGCAGACCGGCACGCCCCTGCAACTGGCCGGGTGGGCGGCGCTGCGCGAGATCGAACCGGGGGAGCCGCTGACGTACACGTCGTTCGCCGCACGTCTCGGCAACCCCCGCGCGGTCCGTGCCGCGGCATCGATCTGCGCGCGTAACGCCCCGGCACTGTTCGTTCCCTGCCACCGCGTGCTGCGCAGTGACGGCACGCTCGGCGGCTTCGCCTGGGGCCTCGAGGTGAAGGCGAGTCTCCTGGCGCGCGAGGCAGGAGTTCGCTGA
- a CDS encoding DNA-3-methyladenine glycosylase 2 family protein, translating to MSFPVTDFDERYRAISARDTRFDGQFVTAVRSTGIYCRPSCPARTPKPQNVTFYPTSAAAHEAGYRACKRCLPEAAPGSPAWDLRSDVAARAMRLIASGVVEREGVSGLAQRLGYSTRHLTRLLSTELGAGPLALARAHRAHTARMLLVGTEMPVSDVAFSAGFASIRQCNDTIREVFGLTPGELRARRRMPASAVPGSIDLVLPYRGPLDASGIFQWMSARAVTGVEEVTDTSFSRHLRMAGGPAWFEVSQDASARLHLRARVTQLGDLAPLVSTARRIFDLDADPLAVDQALSAHPEIAPLVARTPGIRVPGAADPHEMLIRAMIGQQITVVAARTALSALTDALGERTEHGLLFPTMSAIAERGAEVLRGPGARIRAIVGAASALCDGSLPLTVGDDGVEQRAALLAMPGIGPWTADYVRMRVLGDPDILLPGDVALRAGAAASGLPSDPAPLVAWAERAAPWRSYLSAHLWRAAPPRPTRASTTTSATAVATAVSKEKS from the coding sequence ATGAGCTTCCCCGTGACCGACTTCGACGAGCGGTATCGCGCGATCAGTGCGCGCGACACCCGCTTCGACGGCCAGTTCGTGACGGCTGTGCGCTCCACCGGCATCTACTGCCGTCCGAGCTGCCCCGCGCGCACGCCCAAGCCCCAGAACGTCACGTTCTATCCGACCAGCGCCGCGGCCCACGAGGCGGGGTATCGCGCGTGCAAGCGGTGTCTTCCGGAGGCTGCTCCCGGGTCGCCGGCGTGGGATCTTCGCAGCGACGTCGCCGCGCGGGCGATGCGGCTGATCGCCTCGGGTGTGGTCGAGCGCGAGGGGGTGTCGGGGCTCGCCCAGCGCCTCGGATACTCCACGCGCCACCTCACCCGACTGCTGTCGACCGAGCTCGGAGCCGGCCCTCTCGCCCTTGCCAGGGCGCACCGAGCGCATACCGCGCGGATGCTGCTCGTCGGCACCGAGATGCCCGTCTCCGATGTCGCCTTCTCGGCCGGCTTCGCGAGCATCCGGCAGTGCAACGACACGATCCGCGAGGTGTTCGGGCTCACGCCGGGTGAGCTCAGGGCCCGACGGCGGATGCCGGCATCCGCTGTCCCCGGATCGATCGACCTCGTCCTGCCGTATCGCGGCCCGCTCGACGCATCCGGAATCTTCCAGTGGATGTCTGCCCGCGCCGTGACCGGAGTCGAAGAGGTCACCGACACGTCGTTCTCGCGGCACCTGCGGATGGCGGGAGGCCCCGCCTGGTTCGAGGTGAGTCAGGATGCATCCGCGCGCCTCCACCTGCGCGCACGGGTGACACAGCTCGGAGACCTCGCCCCGCTCGTCTCGACCGCACGGCGCATCTTCGACCTCGACGCCGACCCCCTCGCCGTCGATCAGGCGCTGAGCGCGCACCCCGAGATCGCTCCACTCGTCGCCCGCACGCCCGGCATCCGCGTGCCGGGGGCAGCCGATCCGCACGAGATGCTGATCCGCGCGATGATCGGCCAGCAGATCACGGTCGTGGCCGCGCGCACCGCGCTCTCGGCGCTCACCGACGCACTGGGGGAGCGGACCGAGCACGGTCTGCTCTTCCCCACGATGTCTGCGATCGCCGAGCGCGGCGCAGAGGTGCTCCGAGGGCCCGGCGCCCGCATCCGCGCGATCGTCGGAGCAGCATCCGCGCTCTGCGACGGCTCTCTGCCGCTCACCGTCGGAGACGACGGGGTCGAGCAGCGCGCGGCCCTCCTCGCGATGCCCGGCATCGGCCCCTGGACGGCCGACTACGTGCGGATGCGCGTGCTCGGCGACCCCGACATCCTGCTCCCCGGTGACGTCGCGCTGCGGGCGGGCGCCGCGGCGTCCGGCCTTCCCAGCGATCCGGCACCGCTGGTGGCCTGGGCCGAGCGTGCGGCGCCGTGGCGCAGTTACCTCAGCGCCCACCTCTGGCGGGCGGCGCCGCCGCGACCGACACGAGCATCCACCACCACGAGCGCGACCGCTGTCGCGACTGCCGTTTCGAAGGAGAAGTCATGA
- the yicI gene encoding alpha-xylosidase has product MKFTDGFWQLRPGVTALYAQEAYDIAETSDTPDGPGIVVTAPTMAITKRGDTLNRPVLTTTLSSPAEGIVRVRIAHHEGVRWHGGFGLSGVNSGRATVSLSPTGGVLDAGSLVARIAPGAPWDLSFEVDGRRVTGSGHKAQGYIRLAPDAQVDAGIVDNARQGGTAPTASTFVHEQLELGVGELIYGLGERFGPLVKNGQSVDIWNADGGTSSEQAYKSIPFHLSNRGYGVLVNDPGHVAYEIGSESVERVQFSVSGEVLEYFVIAGPTPKDVLGRYTALTGRPPVVPAWSYGLWLSTSFTTDYDEKTVNSFIDEMAAHELPVSVFHFDCFWMREFNWCDFEWDPRVFPDPEGMLSRLHEKDLRVCVWINPYIAQRSPLFREAAEQGFLVRRADGSVWQWDLWQAGMGLVDFTNPDATEWYQGHLRRLIDQGVDCFKTDFGERIPTEVVWADGSDPERMHNLYTDLYNRAVHDVLTDARGADDAVLFARSATAGGQSMPVHWGGDSTSTYTSMAETLRGGLSLALTGFAFWSHDIGGFEGTPDAGVFKRWTAFGLLGSHSRFHGSSSYRVPWMFDEEAVDVTRRFTHLKMRLMPYLYQQGIDASRTGVPLMRPMQLEFPDDPAVGYLDRQYMLGSSLLVAPVFSEDGAVEFYLPEGEWTSLLTGETVVGGGWRREVHGFDSLPLYVRPGTVLPWGARSDKPDYDYHDGLELRVFPGGTGSATVTVTGPDGVVKDYTANLSEVTG; this is encoded by the coding sequence ATGAAGTTCACCGACGGGTTCTGGCAACTGCGTCCGGGCGTCACCGCGCTGTATGCGCAGGAGGCCTACGACATCGCAGAGACCAGCGACACCCCCGACGGGCCGGGAATCGTCGTCACGGCGCCGACCATGGCCATCACCAAGCGCGGCGACACCCTGAACCGCCCGGTGCTCACGACGACGCTGTCGTCTCCTGCCGAGGGCATCGTCCGAGTGCGGATCGCCCATCACGAGGGCGTGCGGTGGCACGGCGGCTTCGGGCTCTCCGGAGTCAATTCGGGGCGTGCGACCGTGTCGCTGTCGCCGACTGGAGGAGTCCTCGATGCGGGATCGCTCGTGGCGCGCATCGCTCCCGGAGCACCCTGGGATCTCTCCTTCGAGGTCGACGGGCGCCGCGTCACGGGAAGCGGTCATAAGGCGCAGGGGTACATCCGGCTCGCTCCCGACGCCCAGGTGGATGCCGGCATCGTCGACAACGCTCGTCAGGGCGGCACCGCGCCGACCGCATCGACCTTCGTGCACGAGCAGCTCGAGCTCGGCGTCGGTGAACTGATCTACGGTCTCGGCGAGCGCTTCGGACCACTGGTGAAGAACGGTCAGTCCGTCGACATCTGGAACGCCGACGGCGGCACGTCGAGCGAGCAGGCGTACAAGAGCATCCCGTTCCACCTGTCGAACCGCGGCTACGGCGTGCTGGTCAACGACCCCGGTCATGTGGCGTACGAGATCGGGTCGGAATCCGTCGAGCGGGTGCAGTTCTCGGTCTCAGGCGAAGTGCTCGAATACTTCGTGATCGCGGGCCCCACGCCGAAGGACGTGCTGGGTCGCTACACCGCGTTGACCGGACGCCCGCCCGTGGTGCCCGCGTGGTCATACGGGCTGTGGCTGTCGACGAGCTTCACGACCGACTACGACGAGAAGACCGTGAACTCGTTCATCGACGAGATGGCCGCGCACGAGCTGCCCGTCTCCGTCTTCCACTTCGACTGCTTCTGGATGCGCGAGTTCAACTGGTGCGACTTCGAGTGGGACCCCCGGGTGTTCCCCGACCCCGAGGGCATGCTCTCGCGACTGCACGAGAAGGACCTGCGGGTGTGCGTCTGGATCAACCCGTACATCGCGCAGCGCTCTCCCCTGTTCCGTGAGGCGGCCGAGCAGGGGTTCCTCGTGCGGCGGGCCGACGGCTCCGTCTGGCAGTGGGACCTGTGGCAGGCGGGCATGGGGCTCGTCGACTTCACCAACCCGGATGCCACCGAGTGGTACCAGGGGCATCTGCGCCGCCTGATCGACCAGGGTGTCGACTGCTTCAAGACCGACTTCGGCGAGCGCATCCCGACCGAGGTGGTGTGGGCCGACGGCTCCGATCCGGAGCGGATGCACAACCTCTACACCGACCTCTACAACCGGGCCGTGCACGACGTGCTCACCGACGCGCGAGGAGCCGACGATGCCGTGCTCTTCGCCCGCTCGGCCACGGCGGGCGGGCAGAGCATGCCGGTGCACTGGGGCGGCGACTCGACCTCGACCTACACCTCGATGGCCGAGACGCTGCGTGGCGGGCTCTCACTCGCTCTCACAGGATTCGCGTTCTGGAGTCACGACATCGGCGGGTTCGAGGGAACCCCGGATGCCGGTGTCTTCAAGCGCTGGACCGCGTTCGGACTGCTCGGCTCGCACTCGCGGTTCCACGGCTCGAGCTCGTACCGCGTGCCGTGGATGTTCGACGAGGAAGCCGTCGACGTCACGCGCCGGTTCACGCACCTCAAGATGCGGCTCATGCCGTACCTCTACCAGCAGGGCATCGACGCGTCGCGCACGGGCGTGCCTCTGATGCGGCCGATGCAGCTGGAGTTTCCCGACGACCCCGCGGTCGGATATCTGGACCGCCAGTACATGCTCGGCTCGAGCCTGCTCGTCGCGCCCGTGTTCTCCGAAGACGGGGCCGTGGAGTTCTACCTGCCCGAAGGTGAATGGACCTCGCTCCTCACGGGCGAGACCGTGGTCGGCGGCGGGTGGCGCCGGGAGGTGCACGGCTTCGACTCCCTGCCGCTGTATGTGCGCCCCGGCACCGTGCTCCCGTGGGGCGCACGCTCCGACAAGCCCGACTACGACTATCACGACGGTCTGGAGCTGCGGGTCTTCCCCGGCGGGACAGGCTCCGCGACGGTGACCGTGACCGGACCGGACGGCGTCGTGAAGGACTACACGGCGAACCTGTCGGAGGTGACCGGATGA
- a CDS encoding GH1 family beta-glucosidase, whose product MSILSSAGDHRGSGLVLPEGFVFGSATASYQIEGAASEDGRTPSIWDTFSRTPGKVWNGDTGDVACDHYHRVEQDLDLMSDLGLEAYRFSMAWPRIVPTADGGMNQAGIDFYSRLVDGLLDRGIRPVATLYHWDLPQYLEDAGGWTSRATTDAFERYAEIMGAALGDRVQTWTTLNEPWCSAYLGYGQGGHAPGRREPASALAAVHHLNLAHGRALQALRATSTGDPDYSVTLNFHVLRGQGDGADEAMRRIDALANRAFTHPMLRGEYPADLLDDTASVTDWSFVQEGDLATVNQPVDVLGVNYYSTATVRLWDGLSEKQQNDGHKGAAGGTAWPGSDQLVEFVEQPGPYTAMGWNIAPEGLEELLVSLSEQFPEQPLMVTENGAAFDDEVADDGAVHDPERTDYLRRHFTAAHRALEHGVDLRGYFVWSLLDNFEWGYGYAKRFGIVRVDFDTLERTVKDSGHWYRELIASRTIGA is encoded by the coding sequence ATGAGCATCCTCTCCTCCGCAGGCGACCACCGCGGCTCTGGCCTCGTCCTCCCTGAGGGCTTCGTCTTCGGCTCGGCGACCGCGTCGTACCAGATCGAGGGGGCCGCCTCAGAGGACGGCAGGACGCCGTCGATCTGGGATACGTTCAGCCGGACTCCGGGCAAGGTGTGGAACGGCGACACCGGCGATGTGGCGTGCGACCACTACCACCGCGTGGAGCAGGACCTCGATCTGATGAGCGATCTCGGTCTGGAGGCCTACCGCTTCTCCATGGCCTGGCCGCGGATCGTCCCGACCGCAGACGGAGGGATGAATCAGGCCGGCATCGACTTCTACTCTCGATTGGTCGACGGGCTGCTCGACCGTGGCATCCGTCCGGTGGCGACGCTGTACCACTGGGATCTGCCTCAGTATCTCGAAGACGCGGGCGGGTGGACCTCCCGCGCCACCACCGACGCGTTCGAGCGGTACGCCGAGATCATGGGCGCAGCACTCGGCGACCGCGTGCAGACCTGGACCACCCTGAACGAACCGTGGTGCTCGGCGTACCTCGGCTACGGGCAGGGCGGTCACGCACCCGGTCGCCGTGAACCGGCATCCGCCCTCGCGGCCGTCCATCACCTCAACCTCGCTCACGGACGCGCGCTGCAGGCACTGCGCGCGACGTCGACGGGCGATCCCGACTACTCGGTCACGCTCAACTTCCACGTGCTCCGGGGCCAGGGCGATGGAGCGGACGAAGCGATGAGACGCATCGACGCTCTCGCCAATCGAGCCTTCACGCACCCGATGCTCCGCGGCGAGTATCCGGCGGACCTTCTCGACGACACCGCATCGGTCACCGACTGGTCGTTCGTGCAGGAGGGCGACCTCGCCACGGTGAACCAGCCGGTCGACGTGCTCGGCGTCAACTACTACTCCACCGCGACCGTGCGACTGTGGGACGGACTCTCGGAGAAGCAGCAGAATGACGGGCACAAAGGTGCGGCCGGCGGCACCGCCTGGCCGGGCAGCGATCAGCTGGTCGAGTTCGTCGAACAGCCCGGTCCGTACACGGCGATGGGGTGGAACATCGCACCGGAGGGCCTGGAGGAGCTGCTCGTCTCCCTGTCGGAGCAGTTCCCGGAGCAGCCGTTGATGGTCACCGAGAACGGTGCGGCGTTCGACGACGAGGTCGCCGACGACGGCGCGGTCCACGACCCCGAGCGCACCGACTACCTGCGCCGGCACTTCACCGCAGCGCATCGTGCACTCGAACACGGCGTCGACCTGCGCGGCTACTTCGTGTGGTCGCTGCTCGACAACTTCGAGTGGGGATACGGCTACGCCAAGCGATTCGGCATCGTGCGGGTCGACTTCGACACCCTCGAGCGCACCGTGAAGGACTCCGGGCACTGGTACCGCGAGCTCATCGCCTCACGCACGATCGGGGCCTGA
- a CDS encoding carbohydrate ABC transporter permease, whose product MHATTAIVTGKPQKTRPRGGMTKKRPVDWLMLALVVIGALLVIAPFYLVLVNSFKSPVDYATSGPLAFPETLDFGGIIKFWERVNFPEKVWNSIFIAGIVSVLAVVISMLNAFAIGIGRVRGRSWIVLLFLLANLLPQEALLYPLYYMFKSVGLYDNVWSVIIVFTVIQAAFGTYLLSSVYGTFPKEILEAASLDGASRWQILWRVVFPISRPTLSVLLIFFFIWTWNEFLIPLTFLASNANQTVPVAISVLQGDRLMDVTTTSASALLGIIPTLIFFLIFQRTLTRGITAGAVK is encoded by the coding sequence ATGCACGCCACCACTGCCATCGTCACCGGCAAGCCGCAGAAGACCCGCCCCCGCGGCGGCATGACCAAGAAGCGCCCGGTCGACTGGCTGATGCTGGCGCTCGTGGTGATAGGCGCGCTCCTCGTGATCGCCCCGTTCTACCTGGTGCTCGTGAACTCGTTCAAGTCGCCGGTGGACTATGCGACCTCGGGTCCGCTGGCCTTCCCCGAGACCCTCGACTTCGGCGGGATCATCAAGTTCTGGGAGCGGGTGAACTTCCCCGAGAAGGTGTGGAACTCGATCTTCATCGCCGGCATCGTCTCGGTGCTCGCGGTGGTCATCTCGATGCTGAACGCCTTCGCGATCGGCATCGGACGGGTGCGCGGGCGGAGTTGGATCGTGCTGCTGTTCCTGCTCGCGAACCTCCTGCCGCAGGAGGCTCTGCTCTACCCGCTGTACTACATGTTCAAGTCGGTCGGACTCTACGACAACGTGTGGTCGGTCATCATCGTGTTCACCGTCATCCAGGCGGCTTTCGGAACCTACCTTCTGTCGTCGGTGTACGGCACGTTCCCGAAGGAGATCCTCGAGGCGGCATCCCTCGACGGCGCGAGCCGCTGGCAGATCCTCTGGCGGGTCGTCTTCCCGATCAGCCGCCCGACGCTGTCGGTGCTGCTCATCTTCTTCTTCATCTGGACGTGGAACGAGTTCCTCATCCCCCTGACGTTCCTCGCCTCGAACGCCAACCAGACCGTCCCCGTGGCGATCAGCGTGCTGCAGGGCGATCGTCTGATGGATGTGACCACCACGAGCGCGTCTGCGCTTCTGGGCATCATCCCCACGCTCATCTTCTTCCTCATCTTCCAGCGCACACTCACGCGCGGCATCACGGCAGGAGCAGTCAAGTAA
- a CDS encoding ABC transporter ATP-binding protein — MSSSPSSQNASPSSALSTPAALWRLKPFVKPVIWRLAGGAASALVAAIIALMIPIVLEQIIRGPVQAGALEGIAWGALAVFGLALGEALMVWLRRQFVLNPATQVEYKMRTELYSRLQTLPVSFHDRWQSGQLLSRMMQDIGLIRRWLAFGLVLLVVNILTIVIGSVLLFRWHWLLGVIFIVTAIPLWIRGYLFEKRYGALTRRSQDQAGDLATSVEESVHGIRVLKAFGRGKHALSRFSRQAETLRETEMSKAGAIASIWFWLDLMPQIAFGLSLMSGIWLISQGEIDQAQLFAFFAMAVVLRWPIESIGFLFSFMLDARTATDRVFDIYSETNSITDPENPVHIAEPRGELAFEGAHFRYQDAGAHERDLLDGIDLVLRPGETMALVGLTGSGKTTLTTLPTRLYDVTGGRVTLDGVDVRDLPLAELRQHIAMAFEDATLFSATVRENVLLGRADLDVHSDEAERVLREALDVAQAAFVDSLPDGVETVIGEEGLSLSGGQRQRLALARAVAANPKVLVLDDPLSALDVDTEALVEEALRHVLADTTAMIVAHRPSTVALADRVALLEAGRVTAVGTHTELLKTSRHYRHVISSLEAEEAARTGAIPIIRDEDDEIDEIDAAVQAGIREESADEDIITEKEVQR; from the coding sequence ATGTCTTCCTCGCCTTCATCGCAGAACGCCTCACCGTCCTCCGCTCTCTCCACTCCCGCCGCACTGTGGCGCCTGAAGCCCTTCGTCAAGCCGGTCATCTGGAGGCTCGCCGGCGGCGCCGCGAGTGCCCTGGTCGCGGCGATCATCGCCCTGATGATCCCGATCGTGCTCGAACAGATCATCCGCGGACCGGTTCAGGCCGGTGCCCTCGAGGGCATCGCCTGGGGTGCCCTCGCCGTCTTCGGCCTCGCGCTCGGTGAGGCCCTGATGGTGTGGCTGCGCCGTCAGTTCGTGCTCAACCCCGCGACGCAGGTCGAGTACAAGATGCGCACCGAGCTCTACTCACGCCTGCAGACCCTCCCGGTCTCGTTCCACGACCGCTGGCAGTCGGGTCAGCTGTTGAGCCGCATGATGCAGGACATCGGCCTCATCCGCCGGTGGCTGGCGTTCGGGCTCGTGCTGCTGGTGGTCAACATCCTCACGATCGTGATCGGCTCGGTGCTGCTGTTCCGCTGGCACTGGCTGCTGGGTGTCATCTTCATCGTGACCGCGATCCCGCTGTGGATCCGCGGATACCTGTTCGAGAAGCGCTACGGCGCGCTCACGCGTCGCAGCCAGGACCAGGCGGGTGACCTCGCCACCAGCGTCGAGGAGAGCGTGCACGGCATCCGCGTGCTCAAGGCGTTCGGCCGCGGCAAGCACGCGCTCAGCCGCTTCAGCCGCCAGGCCGAGACACTGCGCGAGACCGAGATGAGCAAAGCCGGCGCGATCGCGTCGATCTGGTTCTGGCTCGACCTCATGCCGCAGATCGCCTTCGGCCTGAGCCTGATGTCCGGTATCTGGCTGATCTCGCAGGGCGAGATCGATCAGGCGCAGCTGTTCGCGTTCTTCGCGATGGCCGTCGTGCTGCGGTGGCCGATCGAGTCGATCGGTTTCCTGTTCTCGTTCATGCTCGACGCGCGCACGGCGACAGACCGCGTGTTCGACATCTACTCGGAGACCAACTCGATCACCGATCCCGAGAACCCCGTGCACATCGCGGAGCCCCGGGGCGAGCTCGCATTCGAGGGCGCGCACTTCCGCTACCAGGATGCGGGAGCGCACGAGCGCGACCTGCTCGACGGCATCGACCTGGTGCTGCGCCCTGGCGAGACCATGGCGCTCGTCGGCCTCACCGGCAGCGGCAAGACCACGCTGACCACGCTGCCGACGCGTCTGTACGACGTGACCGGCGGCCGCGTCACGCTCGACGGGGTCGACGTGCGCGACCTCCCGCTCGCCGAGTTGCGCCAGCACATCGCCATGGCCTTCGAAGACGCGACGCTGTTCTCGGCGACCGTGCGCGAGAACGTGCTCCTCGGACGAGCGGACCTCGACGTGCACAGCGACGAGGCCGAGCGTGTGCTGCGCGAGGCGCTCGACGTCGCCCAGGCGGCGTTCGTGGACTCTCTTCCCGACGGTGTCGAGACGGTCATCGGTGAGGAGGGGCTCAGCCTCTCGGGCGGTCAGCGTCAGCGTCTGGCGCTCGCCCGAGCCGTCGCGGCCAACCCGAAGGTGCTGGTTCTCGACGACCCGCTCTCGGCACTCGACGTCGACACCGAGGCGCTCGTCGAAGAGGCTCTGCGTCACGTGCTCGCCGACACCACGGCGATGATCGTGGCCCACCGTCCGTCGACCGTGGCGCTCGCCGACCGCGTGGCGCTGCTCGAAGCGGGCCGGGTCACTGCCGTCGGCACCCACACCGAGCTGCTCAAGACGAGTCGCCACTACCGTCACGTCATCTCGAGCCTCGAGGCGGAAGAGGCCGCGCGCACCGGCGCGATCCCGATCATCCGCGACGAAGACGACGAGATCGACGAGATCGACGCCGCAGTCCAGGCCGGGATCCGCGAGGAGTCCGCCGACGAAGACATCATCACCGAGAAGGAGGTGCAGCGATGA
- a CDS encoding ABC transporter ATP-binding protein, with translation MSSAITGTQDEDRSRYTKEESRAIRRRSLHLLGSLVQPLKPRIALAAVVLVISTALQVAGPILISIGLDRALPAVLERADWMPTFMIGGIYLLAGAVAAAMIAWYVIIAAKLTQAVLLDLRKRIFLHTQRLSLEFHESYTSGRIISRQTSDLDSIRELLDGGLNELVSGVLFGLFTFIALCVWDWQSGLILAIGGIPLFFLMRWFYSRSQLVYRESRVISAKVIVQFVETMTGIRAVKAFRKEPRNDVAFQKIAGDYRDVNRRSMLLFGTFEPGLMGVAALVLGIVVLWGGIRVSEGALTVGVLLSAVLYVRNFFAPMQEIAMFLNSYQSATAALEKVSGVLEEVPTVPDPEKPVDLWESRGHIEFDEVTFGYNGEKTILPNFSLDIPAGQTIALVGTTGAGKSTLAKLISRFYDPSIGRVTLDRVDLRNLHPKDLRRAIVMVTQEAYLFSGTVADNIALGKPDASLDEIRAAARAVGADEFISSLPDGYGTDVNKRGGRVSAGQRQLISFARAFLADPAVLILDEATASLDIPSERLIQDALQTLLKDRTAIIIAHRLSTVAIADRVLVMEHGAIIEDDTPETLISGTGKFAQLHAAWQQTLV, from the coding sequence ATGAGCTCCGCCATCACCGGAACCCAGGACGAAGACCGCTCCCGCTACACCAAGGAGGAGAGCAGGGCGATCCGTCGCCGGTCGCTGCACCTGCTGGGCTCGCTCGTCCAGCCGCTGAAGCCGAGGATCGCACTCGCCGCGGTCGTGCTGGTGATCTCGACCGCCCTGCAGGTGGCGGGGCCGATCCTGATCAGCATCGGTCTCGACCGTGCGCTCCCCGCCGTGCTCGAGCGTGCCGACTGGATGCCGACCTTCATGATCGGCGGCATCTACCTGCTCGCGGGTGCCGTGGCCGCGGCGATGATCGCCTGGTACGTGATCATCGCGGCCAAGCTCACGCAGGCCGTGCTGCTGGACCTCCGCAAGCGGATCTTCCTGCACACCCAGCGCCTGAGCCTGGAGTTCCACGAGTCGTACACCTCGGGCCGCATCATCTCGCGGCAGACGAGCGACCTCGATTCGATCAGGGAGCTCCTCGACGGCGGTCTCAACGAGCTCGTCTCCGGGGTGCTGTTCGGACTCTTCACCTTCATCGCCCTGTGCGTGTGGGACTGGCAGTCGGGTCTCATCCTGGCGATCGGCGGTATTCCGCTGTTCTTCCTGATGCGCTGGTTCTACTCGCGCTCGCAGCTCGTCTATCGCGAATCTCGCGTGATCAGCGCCAAGGTGATCGTGCAGTTCGTCGAGACGATGACGGGCATCCGCGCCGTGAAGGCCTTCCGCAAGGAGCCGCGCAACGACGTCGCATTCCAGAAGATCGCAGGAGACTACCGAGACGTCAACCGCCGTTCGATGCTGCTCTTCGGCACGTTCGAGCCCGGCCTGATGGGCGTCGCGGCACTCGTGCTCGGCATCGTCGTGCTGTGGGGCGGCATCCGTGTCTCCGAGGGTGCTCTCACGGTCGGTGTGCTGCTGTCGGCGGTCCTGTACGTGCGCAACTTCTTCGCACCCATGCAGGAGATCGCGATGTTCCTGAACTCCTACCAGTCCGCGACCGCGGCGCTGGAGAAGGTGTCCGGCGTGCTCGAAGAGGTGCCGACGGTTCCGGACCCCGAGAAGCCCGTGGACCTGTGGGAGTCGCGCGGACACATCGAGTTCGACGAGGTGACCTTCGGGTACAACGGCGAGAAGACGATCCTGCCGAACTTCTCGCTCGACATCCCCGCGGGTCAGACGATCGCTCTCGTCGGCACGACCGGGGCGGGCAAATCGACCCTGGCGAAGCTGATCTCGCGCTTCTACGACCCGTCGATCGGAAGGGTCACGCTCGACCGCGTCGATCTGCGCAACCTGCATCCGAAGGATCTCCGCCGCGCCATCGTCATGGTGACGCAGGAGGCGTACCTCTTCAGCGGCACGGTCGCCGACAACATCGCACTCGGCAAGCCGGATGCGTCGCTCGACGAGATCAGGGCGGCGGCACGCGCGGTGGGCGCCGACGAGTTCATCTCGTCGCTGCCCGACGGCTACGGCACCGATGTGAACAAGCGCGGCGGTCGCGTGTCGGCGGGTCAGCGTCAGCTGATCTCCTTCGCCCGCGCCTTCCTCGCCGACCCGGCGGTGCTGATCCTCGACGAGGCCACGGCATCGCTCGACATCCCCTCGGAGCGTCTGATCCAGGATGCTCTGCAGACCCTGCTGAAGGACCGCACGGCGATCATCATCGCGCACCGTCTGTCGACGGTCGCGATCGCCGACCGTGTGCTGGTCATGGAGCACGGCGCGATCATCGAGGACGACACCCCCGAGACGCTGATCAGCGGCACGGGCAAGTTCGCCCAGCTGCATGCCGCCTGGCAGCAGACCCTGGTGTGA